From the genome of Astatotilapia calliptera chromosome 3, fAstCal1.2, whole genome shotgun sequence:
CCACGGCAGTCTCTCCTCCCAGTCAGGATCCAGTTCTGTATAATAAGCATGCAACAAGAACATCAGGGTTTGATGGAATCTTTCAATAGCTCCCTGCCTTTGTGGATGGTTCTGAGGAGAACCTGCTACACGATAATAGAGGACCGGGTGAATGGGAACTGTTTGATGAGAATCACAGGTCAGAATGAAGCTTATAATGGTTCAAGAAGCCTTATTCTAGTCACATCTGATCAAGCAagatatctaaaaaaaataactatgAGAAAATTAGGTGAGTGTTTGtgacagaaacaaataaaagtgcAGTAAAGTCAGAAGTGAATCTTGTAAAGATAAACTGTGGTTATTGGGACACATTTCAACTCAAAGGAGATAAAAGCAGCATCACCCTGTTGTTACTGCCACAGTCACctaaatgacaaataaataataatatcaattattattagtagtattattattattaataataataataataataataataaattatatgtaTATGCCACAAATTTATTTGTGGTAACATCAtgacaaaaaaatgcaaaacaaatgttCCTAAATGacaattttattcatttctgtaCATCTGATGTCATAAAATATACTACACACATCTATGAAATGGCATATAGTGACTCCTGAAGACCACAATGTAAGAAGTCTGACGAGCCAAactacaaaatgaaacaaatgattGAGCAGATTGAAATAGTTACAAAAAGGATCTGTAAAACAGAGCTACAAAGAGTAAGTAAGTAAACATTTTGTTGACACAGTAAGTGATGGACAATCAGCCAAACACAACACGAAGAACTCGTGATCCATCCTTTGTTatacaattaaaacaaacagcatttatAGTCAGAGCCGTGGGAAGAGAGTGCtgaggtgtctgtgtgtgcatgtttagaCACCTTTTTAGCACATGAAATTGGCATGATGCtgtacttgtggggaccaacagatCACTCAAGGGGTCAAAATGCCCAAAGCACCTAGGATTTGGTATTAATTTTTCGTGGTTATAAataatttttgatttttttatatgaaaatgagtatgtgtgcgtgtatggCGGTGGAAGGGATCACAGCTGTACACAGCAGAGTCCAAATGTCACAGGCACACAGAGATTTCAAGTACTCAAGTCTTGCAACTCTTAAGAAAGCAGACATTTGATATAACCCTAAATGCACAAAGTTAACTTAACATTTTAGAGGCCCCTGTGGCTTAGTTGGTAAGCCAGGCCATCTGCTATTGGCATAGtttgtggtttgatccctggctcccctGTGTGTCACAGATCCTGAGTCCTGAGTTACCCCCAGTACCCCAAGGCTTGTAGTGAGAAAGCAATCTGCTCAAAGTGAGTAGaaaagcacatacacacacttataTTATTTACTAAAGGAGTCATATTCATACATACACCAGTCCACGTACAATCCTGTTGCATTCAAGGGAATCATATCAAAATTACTTCTTATTGTTACCTTTATCTAGGTGCATGATTTTAATGCTGCAAACGTGACATAGCACTCAGAGGTTTAGGCTACAAATGTCCAAATAAGGGGCAGTGAAAAAATTGTtcaaagtgtttaaaatgtctgtgaagacatttaTCCGAGACACGTGAGTGAGTGAAGGAGACCAACAGTGGGATAATCCAAGAGCTTTCAGAGGAAGttcctcagtctgctggttgTCTGCAATTTGTTTTATAAGTGATTagaagataaataaaacaaaactttaaaaaatggtGTTTTCATGCTACTGTGATAGGAATTAGCTAATAGCTGATTTTGAAAAATCCACCAGCTCCAGTTACTGGTGATCAGTACGTAACATCATTTGATCATAATATGTCctaatgttttttcttaaagaaacaGGAATAGTGTCTAAAGTGTTTTAACAGCTTTATCTTTAGAAGAGATTTTGTCATTTCTGTCTTTTGCAAAAGGTGTTTCAACACAAATGCTAACAATTGTTTCTGTAAATTCATACATTTGCACTGCTGTATGTAAGACTTCGTATTTGAGAAAATATAGTACATAAAAACCTGAGTCAGGAGATCTTCATCAATGCATGTTATAATGAATAATGTTGAAAATTGGGCAAGCAAATGCCTGGTAGAGAGGTAAGAAAACTCtgtttaaacacagaaaaaacattaaactgtTACTGCACACCTGGACACATATATTGCTTATCAGTGATGCATTCACTGCACCAGATCCAGTGCATGTGATTACTACTGCTTTTGCACAGTAGAGATAATCAAAGGATcgctgtttttctcattttgtttcagATGTGGACTGAAGTACGGGAGGATCTCACCACCGAACGAACACTCAGTAAATGAGAAGATGTGAGACTGAGATGTCACATCGTAAAAGGACACAAGACCTTCCTCATAATCTACAAACACCCCGACTTTCCGAGGTttccttttaggtgacaggctCCCTGGTGGTGTTGTTAGGGCTGCATATTTCTGATCTTCATAATGTACAACAACCCAGTAACCGTTGTCAGGACTGATTGAGAGTTTCCCCTTGCGGTTTGCGTCACGTCTCGCCACACCCAGATCCCACCCGGGCTTATTCCTgacctccacctcccagtatGCCCTGCCAGAGGACAGCCTGTTGAGCCCCAGGACACTTCCAAATACATCAAACCTCTGCAGAGAGTCAGGATCTGTCGACATATTTCCACtatctttcacttttttcccaTTATCAGAAATTTCAAGTCTTTGGTGTGCGGTGATGGGGTCCAGCTTCACGTCCACTGCGGTCAAAAGAACACACGTGATTAAAAAGATGATTTAATTGTTACAGTACGACCAGAAAGAGATcatcaacagaaaaaatataacTCATGTCATACAGTTTCAACACCTCACCAGCTACTTGTATTAACTGGATAAAAAGATAACAAGtgagaaaatattaaaattggTTATCTTAAAATGATCTTTGCCATTGTTTTCTAAATGACCTTTGAATATTACATAAGAAAATTAGATTTTAGTTTAGTAAACTACATATGAATTTTCATATCTAACAAAACTTAGCAAGAAGACTCCAATTCTGGACAATAAAAACTTTTATTACATCTAATACATCACAagaggtttttattttaaatgccgGAGTTTAAAGAATCTAAATACCTATACTGTAAGTATCAtggggattttattttgaaatcagttATAACTTAGGTCAAACATGATAATTTCCCAAAGGATTTTTTCCAATAAGAAACTGAGGATCCATCCTTTCAACATTTGAGCCGCACCTGTTTCCTTCTGTTAGTCAATGTCAACATCTGGGACTTGTCTGTTGTCCATCAGTGTGTCTTGTATgtatttacaatgaaaatgtggaacaactgccatttctttctattttaatACTGTTCTTAATTTGACATACACACCTGCAAATGTAGGAATCCTCTTGAATTCTGTGAAAGTAGAAATCTGAGTAAGATGCAGTATATCAAGTATAGATTTTAATACTAGTCATGATGAATCAAAAGACTCACCGATGGGTGAGAGTTTATCCAGTTCCTTGTGAATTTGCTTCATCATGGTTGAAGTCGTAGCTCTCAGTGTGCCGAAGGACAGTGAAGTGTCAACATGTACGTTTTTCCAGTTAGAGTCATTCAGGCCTGTTAGAGGAGAAACCTGTATATGTGTGGAGACATCATtaaatgtaatgattttaaatgaAGCAGAACTGACACAGAATAGAAATTAAATGTTTCCTCTTTTAAGTGCTTTTATGCTCCAGTATTCAAAAGACCAGAAGATGGACTTCAGGACCTTGTGGCTCACCTCCAAGTCTGGGTTTTTGATTGACTCATCAATGGCCTTTTTGAGCACATCAATTTCTCTCTGAAGCTTCTGGAGGAGATCCTGAGTGTCTCTTTTTACTTTCCGTCTCCTAGAGTGTGCACAAGAGAGCCTATTTTATTCAAATGTACTGCACCATAGCAACACAAAGGATCTCCGTGGTGATGTTAAGCTGTTCCTCACTGATGAACTGAGAGACTAACTGCAACATCATAATCTCACAGGACCAACCTTTCCTCCAGAGGCTGAAGGGCTTGCTGCCGAGCATCCTCCACAACTTTTATTATGTCTGAGAAGAAATCGTTGACTTCCAGCCACTCTGCATCCAAACTAGCCTGAAAG
Proteins encoded in this window:
- the LOC113019148 gene encoding E3 ubiquitin-protein ligase TRIM21-like; the protein is MNKQVCHCGWTKHTTYHGLRVHQGLKGCTPKGMRIPQSEQSRFSHKPSYNEAQIKIEEPFVDYFKSSVFETPQRARQTTELEDSRARNFLQSSIGGQQTPNLSNMNKQVCHCGWTKYTTYHGLRVHQGMMGCTPKGMRIPQSEQSRFSHKPSYNEPQIKIEEPFVDDLKNSVFETPHRSRLTTELEDSRARRVLDFSIGGQQAKQEKLKAHLQQQIHIREHKMAEVRSSVTDCKASLDAEWLEVNDFFSDIIKVVEDARQQALQPLEERRRKVKRDTQDLLQKLQREIDVLKKAIDESIKNPDLEVSHKVSPLTGLNDSNWKNVHVDTSLSFGTLRATTSTMMKQIHKELDKLSPIEFKRIPTFAVDVKLDPITAHQRLEISDNGKKVKDSGNMSTDPDSLQRFDVFGSVLGLNRLSSGRAYWEVEVRNKPGWDLGVARRDANRKGKLSISPDNGYWVVVHYEDQKYAALTTPPGSLSPKRKPRKVGVFVDYEEGLVSFYDVTSQSHIFSFTECSFGGEILPYFSPHLKQNEKNSDPLIISTVQKQ